A region of the Paracoccus pantotrophus genome:
GGCGCTGGCCATCCGCGACGACCCAGGCGAGGCGCTGGCCAGCCAGAAGCTGGACGTGCTGCTGGACCAGGTGGCGCTGCCGCTGGTGATCCATGCGCTTGGCGGCGGGCGTCCCGGCCCCGGCCTGGCGGGGCTCGACGGTGATGTGACCTGCCATTATCGCGACCTGCCGCTGCTTTACGCGCGGGAAAGCGACCTTGCCGTCGAGACGGCCGAGACGGTGCTGCGCGATCCGCGGCTGGCCCCGCTGGCCGAGGCATGGGCACCCGCCCGCCAGATCGTGCTGGAAGGCATCGGCCGGGACCGCATCCGCCCCATGTTCGACCGTCGCCTGCCGCTGAACGAAGGCCGCACGCGGCAGATCCTGAAGAAGGCCGGCCTCTGGCTGCGCTAGCAGCCAGACCCGCGCCGCGCCGCGGCGGTTCCCGGTGGGCAGGGCGCTGCCGGGACCGCAGCCCTCATCCCTTGGACAGCACCGCATCGCAGCGGGCGCAGGTGCCCGGATGGCGGTGGCTGCCGACATCGGGCAGGATCTTCCAGCAGCGCTGGCATTTCTCGCCCTCCGCCGGCTCGAAGACGACGCCGATGCCGGGCACGTCCGACAGCCGGAACGCCTCGCCCGGCGCCGGATCGCCGGTCAGGCTCAGGTCCGAAGTGATGCAGATATCGGCGAAATCCACCGATTTCAGCGCCTTCAGATCCTCGGGCTCCTCGACATGCACGACCGGTGCGGCCTCCAGGCTGGCGCCGATCACCTTGTCCGTGCGCTTGATCTCCAGCGCGGCGGTCACGGTGCGGCGGATGCGGCGGATGGTGTCCCATTTCGCCGCCAGCGGTTCGTTCAGCCATTCCGCCGGGGTGACGGGGAAGTCCCGCAGATGCACGCTGTCCTCCTCCGAGGGGAAGCGGCTCAGCCAGACATCCTCCATGGTGAAGGGCAGGATCGGTGCCAGCCAGGTGACGAGCCGGTGGAACAGCAGGTCCAGCACCGTGCGCGCCGCCCGCCGCCGCGGCGCATCGGGCGCGTCGCAGTAAAGCGCATCCTTGCGGATGTCGAAATAAAAGGCCGACAGGTCCACCGTCGCGAACTGGAATACCGCCTGGAACACGCCCTGGAAGTCGAAGCCGTCATAGCCATGGCGCAATTGCCGGTCGATCTGTGCAAGGCGATGCAGCACCCATTGCTCCAGTTCCGGCATCTCGGCCGGATCGATGCGCTCGGCCTCGGTAAAGCCGGCCAGGTTGCCCAGGATGAAGCGCAGCGTGTTGCGCAGCCGGCGATAGCTGTCGGCGGTGCCCTTGAGGATCTCGGGCCCGATGCGCTGGTCGGCGGTATAGTCGGTCTGCGCCACCCAGAGCCGCAGGATGTCGGCGCCGTATTGCTGGATGACCTCGGCCGGCACGATGGTATTACCGAGCGACTTGGACATCTTCATGCCCTTCTCGTCCAGGGTGAAGCCATGCGTGACCACGTTGCGATAGGGCGCCCGCCCCTTGGTCGCGCAGGCCTGCAGCAGCGAGGATTGGAACCAGCCGCGATGCTGGTCGGTGCCTTCCAGATAGACATCGGCGATGCCGTCCGGCGCCCCGTCGGCGCGGTCGCGCAGCACGAAGGCATGGGTCGAGCCAGAATCGAACCACACGTCCAGCACGTCCATGACCTGCTCGTAATCGGCCGGATCGGCCACGCCCGCCAGCACCTCGGCGGCAAAGCCGGGGCGATACCAGGCATCGGCGCCGTCCCGTTCGAAGGCTTCGATGATGCGGTCGTTCACCCGCTGGTCGCGCAGCAGGAACTCCGGGTCGCCGGGCTTGGCGCCCTTCTTCACGAAACAGGTCAGCGGCACGCCCCAGGCGCGCTGGCGCGACAGCACCCAGTCGGGCCGGTTCTCGACCATGGAATGGATGCGGTTGCGGCCCGATTGCGGCCACCATTTCACCAGCCTGTCGATGCTGGTCAGCGCCCGCGTGCGGATGGTGTCGCCATATTCGCCCATGCCATCGGCCAGCGCATGGTCGATGGCCGCGAACCATTGCGGCGTGTTGCGATAGATCAGCGGCGCCTTGGACCGCCAGCTATGCGGATAGGAATGCTTGATCTTGCCCTTGGCCAGCAGTGCGCCGGCCCAGGCCAGCTGCTTGATGACGCTGACATTGGCCGGGCCTTCCTTGCCGTCGGGCGCGATGATCGCCTGGCCGCCGAACAGCGGCAGGTCGGCGCGATAGGAGCCGTCCGGCTCGACATTATAGGTCATCGGCAGCTTGAAGCGCAGCCCAAGCTGATAATCGTCGTCGCCATGGCTGGGCGCGGTATGGACGAAGCCCGTGCCCGCGTCCTCGGTGACGTGATCGCCCGGCAGCATGGGCACGTCATAATCCCATTCGCCCGCGCCGCCCTCGACGCTGCGCAACGGATGCGCGAGCAGCAGCCCCTCCAGATCCGAGGCCGCCACGTCGCGGACCCGCTGCCAGTCCTCGATCTTGCCGGCCTGCTTCACGCTCTCGGCCAGCGCATCGGCCAGCACCAGAAGCTCGCCCGGGCGCGCCGTGGCCCCCTCGGCCACCCCGCCCACGCGGTAAAGCCCATAGGCGATGGCCGGATTATAGGCCACGGCCCGGTTCTGCGGGATGGTCCAGGGCGTCGTGGTCCAGATCACCACGCTGGCCGGGCTTTCCGTTTCCCAAATACCCTGCGACGATTCCACCCGGAACCGCACCCAGATGGTGTGGCTGGTATGGTCGTGATACTCGACCTCGGCCTCGGCCAGGGCGGTCTTCTCGACCGGCGACCACATCACTGGCTTCGAGCCCTGGTAGAGCGCGCCGTTCATCAACAGCTTCATGAACTCGGCCGCGATCACCGCCTCGGCGTGATGGTCCATGGTCAGATAGGGATCGTCCCACTTGCCGGTGATGCCCAGCCGCTTGAACTCCTCGCGCTGGACATCGACCCAATGCTCGGCAAAGCGGCGGCATTCCTGGCGGAACTCCACCACGTCGACCGCGTCCTTGTCCTGGCCGGCCTTGCGGTATTTCTCCTCGATCTTCCATTCGATCGGCAGGCCGTGGCAGTCCCAGCCCGGCACATAGCGCGCATCGCGGCCCATCATCTGGTGGCTGCGCACGATGATGTCCTTGATCGTCTTGTTCAGCGCGTGGCCGATATGCAGGTTGCCGTTCGCATAGGGTGGGCCGTCATGCAGGATGAAGGGCGCGCGTCCCGCTGCCTTCTCGCGCAGCCGGTCGTAGATGCCGATGCGCTCCCAGCGGGCCAGCCATTCGGGCTCGCGTTGCGGCAGGCCGGCGCGCATCGGGAAATCGGTCTGGGGCAGGAAGACGGTGTCGCGGTAATCGGTCGCGGCCTGGGTCTCGGTGGTCGTGTCGCTCATCTGGCGGGAATCCTTCGCTGGCAGGGCAGGCATGCATGACCCGGCGGCGAGGGCTCCCTACGCCGCCGGGCGAATAATTCGGAAAATCCGCGCCCTGCTGAACATGCGCGGGTTATAGGAAACCGCCCCGGACCCTGCAAGCGCCGCTTGCACCGCCCCGCCAGCAGGCAGGGCCCGTGCCTTTGCCGCATCGCGCCTGCGCTGCCATGCCGCGCCGAGCGGGGCCGCCTCGGGCTTGCGGGCCCGGTCGTTCCGGCCCATATCCGCCGCATGATCCCGCCGCGCTTTGACGTCACCCCCGAACAGATCGACCGCGTCGTCGCCACCTTCTACGCCGCGATTCGCCGGCATGAGGTGCTGGGCCCGGTCTTTGCCGCCCATGTCGCCGACTGGCCCGAGCACGAGGCCAGGATCGCCCGCTTCTGGCGCAATGCCATTCTCTACGAACGCGGCTATGACGGCAATCCGATGCAGGTCCACATGCGCGCGGGCGACGTGCAACCGCAGCATTTCTCGCCCTGGTTGATGCTTTTCGACGAAACCCTGCGCCGCACCCTGCCGCCCGAGACGGCCAGGGCCTGGTCGGCGCTGGCGCATCGCATCGGCGCCGGCCTGCGCATGGGGGTCGAGGATCTGCGCGAGCGCCGTCCCGGCCCGCCGGCCTTGCGCTAGGCGGCGCGCGAGGGTAAACAAAACGGGAACATTTGAAAGGACTTCCCGATGAAGATCGACTATCTCGAATTTTCCTCGCCCGACCTGCCGGCCACGAAAGCCTTCTTCAGGGAAGCCTTCGGCTGGGGTTTCAACGATTACGGCCCCGAATACCAGGAACTCGCCGATGCCGGAATCGCGGGCGGTATTGCTGCCGCTGCCCTGGCGCCGCCGCTGGTGATCCTCAAGGCCGACGACTTGGAAGCCGCGCTGGCCCGCGTGACCGAGGCGGGGGCGACGATCACCCGGCCGATCTTCGACTTTCCCGGCGGCCGCCGTTTCCAGTTCCGCGAGCCGGGCGGCACCGAAATGGCGGTCTGGTCCGAACGCTGACGCCGGTCACTGCCGCGGCGGCCGCGCCTTGTAGACCGGCAGCCGCCAGCCGAAGCCCAGGCCCCCGGCGCGCAGCATCAGCACCATGGCCGCGCAGCCGATCAGCGCCCAGCCGCGCCCGGTGCCCAGGCCCAGCAGCAGCAGCGCCGCCACCGCCCCGCCAAAGGCGGCGGTGACGTAAAGCTCGCCCTGCTTCAGCACCAGCGGCACCTCGTTGCCGACCACGTCGCGCATCAGCCCGCCGAAGGTGCCGGTCATCACCCCCATCAGCACGGTCACCACCGGGCTTACTCCCGCCTCCAGCGCCACGCCCACGCCCGCGGGCACCGCCACGGCCAGGGCAAAGGCATCCAGCCACAGGATGGCACGATAGCGGCTTTCCAGCCGATGCGCGGTAAAGAACACCACGATCGCCGCCCCGGCGGTCAGCAGCAAAAGCTCCGGCCGGCCGACCCAGAACACCGGCGCCCGGCCCAGCACCAGGTCGCGCAGGGTGCCGCCGCCGATCCCGGTCAGCGTGGCGAAGAAGATGAAGCCGACCACATCCAGCTGCCCGCGGCTGGCGACCAGCGCGCCCGTCAGGGCAAAGACCAGCACGCTGGCATAATCCAGCAGCGGGATCAGCGCCTCGACGCTCACCCCGAGACCTTCGCCGGCTTGAAGGGCGCCATCCCCGCCCGCGCCAGCGCGTCGGCGCGCTCGTTCTCGGGATGGCCGGCATGGCCCTTGATCCATTCCCAGCGCACCTGGTGGCGGGCCTGCGCCGCGTCCAGCCGCTGCCACAGCTCGGCATTCTTCACCGGCTTGCGGTCGGCGGTGCGCCAGCCGTTCTTCTTCCAGCCATGGATCCATTGCGTGACGCCGTTCTTCACATAGGCGCTGTCGGTGGTCACGGTGATCTCGCTCGGCCGGGTCAGCGCCTCGAGCGCCGAGATCGCGGCCATCAGTTCCATGCGGTTATTGGTGGTCATGGCCTCGCCGCCCGACAGTTCGCGCTCCTTCAGCACCCTCTCGCCCTCCATGGCCCGCATCAGCACCCCCCAGCCGCCGGGGCCGGGATTGCCGCTGCAGGCGCCGTCAGTCCAGGCATGAAGCACGCTCATGCCTCCAGCCCCTCGTAGCCGGGCAGGGCGGCGATGCGGTCGAGCCAGCGCCCGATGCCGGGGAAACGCGCCATGTCGAAGCCGCCCAGGCTGCCCGCCGTATGGGTATAGCCGTAAAGGCAGATATCGGCGAGGCTCGGGGCATCGCCCACCAGCCAGTCATGCCCGGCCAGCCGGTCCTCCATCACCTGCAGCAGGACATGGCCGCGTTCCAGCAGCTCCGCCATGCGCTCGGGCGTCGCCTGCGCACGACGGTGCGGATAGGTCCGCAGGGCGGCGCGCACGGCGACGACGCCCTCGTGCTGGTTCTGCTCCCAGAACATCCAGCCCAGCATGGCGGCGTGCCCGAAGGCATCCTTCGGCACGAAGCGTGTGCCCTCGCCCAGCCAGCACAGGATCGCGTTCGATTCCGGCAACAGCCGCCCGTCATCCAGCTCCAGCACCGGCGCCTTGCCAAAGGGCAGCCGCCCTTCGGCCTTGGCGCGTTCCAGCGCCTCGGTCTGGTATTCCACGTCCAGGATCTCGCAATCCCGCCCCAGCAGCGCCAAGAGCAGCCGTACCTTGTAGCTGTTGCCGGATGACGGCATCGACCACAGTTTCATCCCGCAATCCTTCTTTCTTGTCCAAATATCCTGGGGGAGCCCCGCAGGGGCGGGGGCAAGGCCCCCACGGGCGAGGCTCAGGCCTCGCGCAAGACCCGCGGCACCTTGAACTCGACATTCTCGCGCGCCGTCTCGACCATCTCGACGGTCAGGTCGTAGCGTTCGGCAAAGGCTGCGACCACCTCGTCGACCAGCACCTCGGGGGCCGAGGCGCCGGCGGTCACGCCAACCGCCCGCGCGCCCGCGATGGCGCGCCAGTCGATCTGGTCGGCCCGCATCACCAGCTGCGAATAGGCGCAGCCGGCGGCGCTGCCGACCTCGACCAGCCGGCGCGAGTTCGAGCTGTTCGGCGCCCCGATCACCAGCAGCGCGTCGATCCGCCCGGCGATGGCCTTGACCGAGGCCTGGCGGTTGGTCGTGGCATAGCAGATGTCCTCCTTGGCCGGGCCGACGATGCCCGGAAACCGCGCCTGCAGCGCCGCGACGATGGCGGCGGTGTCATCGACCGACAGCGTGGTCTGGGTGATGAAGGCCAGCCGCGAGGGATCGCGCGGCGCGATCATGGCCACGTCCTCGACCGTCTCGACCAGCAGCACCTCGCCCTCGGGCAATTGCCCCATGGTGCCCAGCACCTCCGGGTGGCCGGCATGGCCGATCATCACCATCTGCAGGCCCTCGGCATGATGGCGCTCGGCCTCGACATGGACCTTGCTGACCAAGGGGCAGGTGGCGTCCACGAAGACCATCTCGCGCCGCCGCGCCTCGGCCGGCACGGATTTCGGCACGCCATGGGCCGAGAAGATCACCGGCCGGTCGGAGGGCACATCGTCCAGCTCCTCGACAAAGACCGCGCCCTTGTCGCGCAAGCTGTCCACGACGAACTTGTTGTGCACGATCTCGTGGCGGACATAGACCGGCGCGCCCCATTTCTGCAGCGCCATCTCGACGATCTTGATGGCGCGGTCCACGCCGGCGCAAAAACCGCGCGGCGCGGCCAGGTAAAGGGTCAGGGGCGGTTTCTTGTCCATGGGCCTCACCTAACCCCGGCAAGGGCCTGCCGCAAGGGATCAGGCGCCCTCGAAACTGGTCAGGGCATGGACCTCGTGGCCCAGCCCCTCCAGCAATGCCCGCCCGCCCAGCTCGGGCAGCTCGATCACGAAGGCGCTGCCCACCACCTCGGCCCCCAGCCGCTGGCAAAGCGAGATGCCGGCCGCGGCGGTGCCGCCGGTGGCCAGAAGATCGTCGACGATCAGCACCCGCTCGCCGGGTTTCAGCGCGTCGTCATGGATCTCCATCACCGCCTCGCCATATTCCAGCGCATAGGCCTGGCTGATGACCGCGCCGGGCAGCTTGCCCTTCTTGCGGATCGGCACGAAGCCCACGGAAAGCTGATGCGCCACCGCGCCGCCCAGGATGAAACCGCGCGCCTCCAGCCCCACCACCTTGTCGATATCCTCGCCGGCATAGGCGGCCAGCAGCTGGTCCACCGCCATGCGAAAGCCGCGCGCATCGGCGAAAAGCGTGGTCACGTCGCGAAACAGGATGCCCTCATGCGGGAAATCCACGATGGTGCGGATATAGTCGCGCACCGTGCGGCTGTCGCGGCGGCGTCTTTCGGGCCGGTTCTCCATCAGGGGCGCTCCATCTCGAAGGTCTGGGTGGTGATGGTGTAATCCTTGTAGCCCATGCGCGACAGCCAGCCGGTGCCGTGCAGGTCGAAGCGGCCGTCCTTCAGGCAATCCTCGCGCAGGTGGATGCCGGTGACGACGCCCAGCACCATGTAATTTGCTTCGCCCGCCAGCCGCAGGATGCGGGTCGCGCGGCATTCCAGCGCCGCGGCGGCGCCGGCCACGCGCGGGCAGTCGATGGTCTGGCATTCGGCGGGCTCGATCCCGGCCGCCTCGAATTCGTTCACCCCGGCGGGGAAGGCGGCGGAACTGGCATTGACCTGGTCCTTCAGCGGCCCGTCGGCGATATTGACGCAGAAGACGCGCGACTCGGCGATCTGGGCCACGCTGTCCTTGGTGCCCTGCCGGTCCGGCTTGGCCGAGGTCGAGGCGAACATGACCTGCGGCGGCACATAGGCGGTCAGGTTGAAGAAGGAATAGGGCGCCAGGTTGTCGCCCTGCCGGCCGCGGGTCGAGATCCAGCCGATCGGGCGGGGCGCAACGATGGCGTTCAGCGGGTTGTGCGGCAGCCCGTGGCCGTCCTGGGGTCGGTAGAACATGGCGTGCCTCGCTGGTCCCTGCGTGATGCGGGGCCCAGAAGTGACCCCATGCGCCGGGCGCGTCAAGCGTTCTTGCCGCCCACCCGTCTACCTTTGCGACAGGCCGGCGAATTTTGCCGCCGGGGTTCCGCAGGCGGTTTTCCCGGCCGCGGCCGCATGTTACGCGGTCCCTGCGCCGCGCCAAGACCACCCGAATCCCGACCCCAGCACCGGAGGCAGGATGTACGAACTTTGCCCCGAAACCCCCGCCGACACGCCCGAGGTCGAGGCGCTTCTGGACCTGTGCTTCGCGCCGGGGCGCACGGCGCTGTCCTCTTACAGGCTGCGCGACGGGGTCGCCCCCGTCGGACCGCTCTGCCTGATGCTGCGCGGCGATTTCGGCGCATTGATGGGGGCGATCCGCTATTGGCCGGTGCGCGTGGCCGGGCGGCCGGTGCTGCTCTTGGGCCCCGTCGCGGTGCATCCGACCACGCAGGGCGAGGGGCTGGGGGCGCTGCTGATGCGCGAAAGCCTGACACGGGCGGCCGAGATGGGGTGGCAGCGGGTGATGCTGGTGGGCGATCTTCCTTATTATCAACGCTTTGGCTTTTGGAATCTCGAAGGCGTCGAGATGCCGCCGCCCACCAACCCCGACCGCGTCCTGGGGCTGGAACTGGTGCCCGGCGCCTGGGCCGGCATCACCGGAACGGTCGAGCGCGAGACCGGCGAATCCGCACCCGGCCAGCGCGAGATGCGCCGCGAGGGCGGCGCCGGTCTCGCGCCGCCCGATCACTCGGCATAGATGAAATCCTGCGGATGATTGGCCAGGCTGCCGGTCAGCGCCGCATAAAGGATGGTGCGCCCGTCGATCGTCTCGGGCCCGCCGGCCATGCCGAGCCAGGTCAGCAGTTCCGCCCCCTCGCCGTCGCGCACCGAAAGCACGCCATGGGCCGTCCCGCTGCCCGGCGCATAAAGCACCGCGAACTGGTTCGCCGCGCAATCGTGCTGCTTGCAGGCGGTCATGGCCAGATAGTCCTGGCCGCCGAAGGCGACCCTCTGGCTGGGCGAGATCACCGCGCCCTCGCTCAGCCATTCGGGCATCTGGTGGCCCTCGGCCATCTTCTCGACCGCGGCGGTCAGGCCCTGGTCCTTGCCCAGATCGGCCAGCGTCAGGCCCATATCGGCGGCGGCTGCCTGTCCGGCCGATTGCCCGGCCGTCGCCTGCGCCCCCGTCTCTTGCGTTGCCGTGTCTTGCATCCCGGTGTCCTGTGCCCCGCTCTCCTGCGCCAGGGCGGCCGGCCCCAGCGCCAGCGCGGCGGTCAATGTCAGGGCGGGGATCGTGCGGCGGATGTTCATTGCGATCTTCCTCGTCTTCCGTGTCTTTGCTGTTCTGCCCGTCTTCCGGCGCCGGGCTGCCCATTCGCCAGCGGAACCCGCGCGACGGGTTGCGGGTTCCCTTGCCAATGCCCAGTTCTAGCACAGCCAAGACATTGCAGGGTATCCGCAGGATGACCGAACAAAGCCAAATCCCCGTCCGCCAGGCCGTCCTGCCGCCGATCGACGACCCGACCGTGCATGCGGCGATCGACCGGCTGGCCCGGCGCTATCTCCAGGCGGGCGGCGTGGCGATGGAATTGCTGACGGCCATCGGCGGCAAGGCCGAGGGGCTGATCGAGCGCCTGCCGCCCTCGGTGCGCGGGCGGGTGGACCGGATCACGCTCGCGGCGCTGAACCGCGCCTTCGACGCCGCCTCGCGGTCGCGCGGGGTGCTGCGGGAACGGGGCGATCTGTTCAACCGCCTGCTCTCGACCACATCGGGCGCGGTGGGCGGGCTGGCCGGGGTCGGCGGCGCGGCGCTGGAACTGCCGGTGACGGTGACGTTGCTTTTGCGCGCCATCATGGACATCGCCGCCGAACACGGCTTCGACCCGGTCTCGGACGAGGCCCGGCGCGAGGCGCTGCATGTCTTTGCCTCGGCGGGGCCGCTTTCGGATGACGACGGCACCGACCTGGGGCTGCTGGCGGCGCGCATGACCATCACCGGACAGACCGTGCAGGCGCTGATCGCGCGGGTGGCGCCGCGGCTCTCGGCCTCGCTGGCGCAGAAGCTGGCGGCGCAGGCGGTGCCGGTGCTGGGCGCGCTGGCCGGGGCCTCGATCAATTACAGCTTCACCCGCTACTATCAGGAACTCGCCCGCGTGCATTTCGGCCTGCTGCGGCTGTCGCGGGAAACCGGCATCCCGCGCGAGGCGCTGGCCGAGGCGCTGGAGCTGCGCATGATCCAGCTGCGCCCGAACACGGCGGCGCGCAAGCTGTCGCGGCGCGGCTAGCTAGGCGCCTGCGGTTATTCCTGGGCCTCGGCGGCCAGTTCCAGCACCGCGGCCGGGGCCTCCAGGTGATCGGTCCGCAGCGGTGCCGAGGGCCGGGCCAGCCGCGATTTCACCACCCAATGCAGCCGCTCCTGCGCGCGGGTGATGGCGACATAGGCCAGCCGCTTCCACAGCGCGATGCCGGCCTCGGACCGGCCGGACCAGGCGGCGGCGGCGATATCGGGGGCAAAGACTTGCACGTCGGGCCATTGGCTGCCCTGCGCCTTGTGGATCGTCACCGCGGCACCATGCAGGAAGGCCGCGCCCATGCGGGCGGCATAGGGGATGAAGGGCTCCTCGACATCCGGCATCTCGATCTTGACGATCGAGGCGGCGGAAAGCCGCGGCTCCTCGGCGCCCACGACATGCAGGCGCGAGAAGCCGGGCTTGCGGCCGGGGCCCAGATAGATCACCTGCGCGCCCTTGATCAGCCCGCGCGCCTCCAGGTCGATGCGCTTCTTGCGGTGCTTCAGCGGCAGTTCTAGCCCGTCGCAGATCAAGGGTTCGCCCGGCAGCAGCGCATCGCCCGGCGCGCCATAGGCCGAGCGGAAGGCCTGGATCAGCTTGATGCGGGTGATGTTGCGCCAGACCAGCACCGGGCTTTGCGCCATCAGGTCGGATTCCACCCGTTCGGCCCAGGTCACGCGCGGATCGCGGCTGGCGGCGTCGCGGATCATGCGCTCGAAGCCGTCGAACTCCAGCGCCGGATCGGCCAGCGCATGCGCGAGGTCCAGGATCGGGCTGTCGCCCTCCTGGCGGTGGATGCGGCTCAGCATCAGCCGCTGCGGGGCGGCCAGCCGGTCGAAGACCATCTGGCCCGATTGACCGACCGGGGCCAGCTGCGCCGGATCGCCGAACAGGATCAGCAGCGGAAAGATCTCGCGCAGGTCGTCGAACTGGCGCTCGTCCAGCATCGAGGCTTCGTCGACCAGCCCGATGTCCAGCCCGTCCTCGCGCCGCTTCCAGCCGCGGATGAAGTCCGAGCCGCGCAGGCCGGCGGCGGCCAGGGCGCCGGGGATCGAGGCATGCTGGTCGTAAAAGGCCTTTGCCCGGTCCAGCGCCGCCTCGGTCAGCCCTTCCATCAGCCCCTCGACCGAGGGGCGCTCGCCCGCGCCGGTCAGCCAGTCGGCGATGCGTTCGTATTCCGGGTCGTAGACCGGGGTATAGAGGATGCGGTGGATCGTGGTCGCCGGCACGCCGCGCATGCGCAGCACGAAGGCCGCCTTGTTGGTGGGGGCCAGGATGGCGACGGTGCGGCGGTCCTTGCGCTTCTTGCCCTCGTAATCGCCCGAGACGATATCGACCCCGGCCGCCTTCAGCGCCTTGGTCAGTTCGGCAAGCAGCAGGGTCTTGCCCGAGCCGGCCTTGCCGATCACCGCCATGACCCGGCCCTTGCCGGGCTGCGGCGGCGCGATCTCCTCCGAGACCAGGTCGATGCCGGACTCCTCAAGCGCGGCGGCAAGCGCATCCCAGGCTTCGGCCTGATCGGGGGAAAGGGCGGGCAGGGTCATGTGCCCTTGTTAGCCCGCGGCGCGAGGGGCGGAAAGGCCGATCCGGTGGCGCCGCCGCGATTTGGGTATTTGTGCAACGAAGAAGAATCCGGGTGCGGCCCCGATCTTCTCTGCTCTCCAAATACCCATGCGGCGCGCGCGCGTTCGTCATGGGCAGGGTTTTTTCGGGGCGCAGGCGGGCGGCCTTATCCGTGGCTTGCCGCGATCAGCGCGGCGACGCCCAGCACGATCAGCGCCATGCCCGCCACCTGCCGCCCAGAGATGCCTTCGCGGAACACCCGGCCCGAGACGAGCTGCGCCATCACCACCTCGACCAGGGCCAGCGTGCGGACATTGGCCGCCGCTGTCAGCGCGAAGCCCAGGAACCAGAACAGCGAGGCCAGCGCTCCCAGCGCGCCCGCGCCCAGCGAACCGCGCCAGTGCCGGGCGATACCCCTCAGCGCCGCGCGGTCGAGCGCGCCCAGCCAGGCCAGCATGATCGCGCTTTGCAGGGCCAGGCTGAGCAGCAGGACGGTGGCGGCCCGCACTGGCTCGGCGCCGAAGGGCAGGGCAAGGATCGCGCCGCGAAAGCCGATGGCCGAAAGCCCGAACA
Encoded here:
- a CDS encoding group III truncated hemoglobin is translated as MIPPRFDVTPEQIDRVVATFYAAIRRHEVLGPVFAAHVADWPEHEARIARFWRNAILYERGYDGNPMQVHMRAGDVQPQHFSPWLMLFDETLRRTLPPETARAWSALAHRIGAGLRMGVEDLRERRPGPPALR
- a CDS encoding glutathione S-transferase family protein, producing the protein MKLWSMPSSGNSYKVRLLLALLGRDCEILDVEYQTEALERAKAEGRLPFGKAPVLELDDGRLLPESNAILCWLGEGTRFVPKDAFGHAAMLGWMFWEQNQHEGVVAVRAALRTYPHRRAQATPERMAELLERGHVLLQVMEDRLAGHDWLVGDAPSLADICLYGYTHTAGSLGGFDMARFPGIGRWLDRIAALPGYEGLEA
- a CDS encoding flavin reductase family protein, producing the protein MFYRPQDGHGLPHNPLNAIVAPRPIGWISTRGRQGDNLAPYSFFNLTAYVPPQVMFASTSAKPDRQGTKDSVAQIAESRVFCVNIADGPLKDQVNASSAAFPAGVNEFEAAGIEPAECQTIDCPRVAGAAAALECRATRILRLAGEANYMVLGVVTGIHLREDCLKDGRFDLHGTGWLSRMGYKDYTITTQTFEMERP
- the rnhA gene encoding ribonuclease HI; protein product: MSVLHAWTDGACSGNPGPGGWGVLMRAMEGERVLKERELSGGEAMTTNNRMELMAAISALEALTRPSEITVTTDSAYVKNGVTQWIHGWKKNGWRTADRKPVKNAELWQRLDAAQARHQVRWEWIKGHAGHPENERADALARAGMAPFKPAKVSG
- the ileS gene encoding isoleucine--tRNA ligase, whose amino-acid sequence is MSDTTTETQAATDYRDTVFLPQTDFPMRAGLPQREPEWLARWERIGIYDRLREKAAGRAPFILHDGPPYANGNLHIGHALNKTIKDIIVRSHQMMGRDARYVPGWDCHGLPIEWKIEEKYRKAGQDKDAVDVVEFRQECRRFAEHWVDVQREEFKRLGITGKWDDPYLTMDHHAEAVIAAEFMKLLMNGALYQGSKPVMWSPVEKTALAEAEVEYHDHTSHTIWVRFRVESSQGIWETESPASVVIWTTTPWTIPQNRAVAYNPAIAYGLYRVGGVAEGATARPGELLVLADALAESVKQAGKIEDWQRVRDVAASDLEGLLLAHPLRSVEGGAGEWDYDVPMLPGDHVTEDAGTGFVHTAPSHGDDDYQLGLRFKLPMTYNVEPDGSYRADLPLFGGQAIIAPDGKEGPANVSVIKQLAWAGALLAKGKIKHSYPHSWRSKAPLIYRNTPQWFAAIDHALADGMGEYGDTIRTRALTSIDRLVKWWPQSGRNRIHSMVENRPDWVLSRQRAWGVPLTCFVKKGAKPGDPEFLLRDQRVNDRIIEAFERDGADAWYRPGFAAEVLAGVADPADYEQVMDVLDVWFDSGSTHAFVLRDRADGAPDGIADVYLEGTDQHRGWFQSSLLQACATKGRAPYRNVVTHGFTLDEKGMKMSKSLGNTIVPAEVIQQYGADILRLWVAQTDYTADQRIGPEILKGTADSYRRLRNTLRFILGNLAGFTEAERIDPAEMPELEQWVLHRLAQIDRQLRHGYDGFDFQGVFQAVFQFATVDLSAFYFDIRKDALYCDAPDAPRRRAARTVLDLLFHRLVTWLAPILPFTMEDVWLSRFPSEEDSVHLRDFPVTPAEWLNEPLAAKWDTIRRIRRTVTAALEIKRTDKVIGASLEAAPVVHVEEPEDLKALKSVDFADICITSDLSLTGDPAPGEAFRLSDVPGIGVVFEPAEGEKCQRCWKILPDVGSHRHPGTCARCDAVLSKG
- a CDS encoding trimeric intracellular cation channel family protein, producing MSVEALIPLLDYASVLVFALTGALVASRGQLDVVGFIFFATLTGIGGGTLRDLVLGRAPVFWVGRPELLLLTAGAAIVVFFTAHRLESRYRAILWLDAFALAVAVPAGVGVALEAGVSPVVTVLMGVMTGTFGGLMRDVVGNEVPLVLKQGELYVTAAFGGAVAALLLLGLGTGRGWALIGCAAMVLMLRAGGLGFGWRLPVYKARPPRQ
- a CDS encoding adenine phosphoribosyltransferase, coding for MENRPERRRRDSRTVRDYIRTIVDFPHEGILFRDVTTLFADARGFRMAVDQLLAAYAGEDIDKVVGLEARGFILGGAVAHQLSVGFVPIRKKGKLPGAVISQAYALEYGEAVMEIHDDALKPGERVLIVDDLLATGGTAAAGISLCQRLGAEVVGSAFVIELPELGGRALLEGLGHEVHALTSFEGA
- the ispH gene encoding 4-hydroxy-3-methylbut-2-enyl diphosphate reductase; this translates as MDKKPPLTLYLAAPRGFCAGVDRAIKIVEMALQKWGAPVYVRHEIVHNKFVVDSLRDKGAVFVEELDDVPSDRPVIFSAHGVPKSVPAEARRREMVFVDATCPLVSKVHVEAERHHAEGLQMVMIGHAGHPEVLGTMGQLPEGEVLLVETVEDVAMIAPRDPSRLAFITQTTLSVDDTAAIVAALQARFPGIVGPAKEDICYATTNRQASVKAIAGRIDALLVIGAPNSSNSRRLVEVGSAAGCAYSQLVMRADQIDWRAIAGARAVGVTAGASAPEVLVDEVVAAFAERYDLTVEMVETARENVEFKVPRVLREA
- a CDS encoding GNAT family N-acetyltransferase, yielding MYELCPETPADTPEVEALLDLCFAPGRTALSSYRLRDGVAPVGPLCLMLRGDFGALMGAIRYWPVRVAGRPVLLLGPVAVHPTTQGEGLGALLMRESLTRAAEMGWQRVMLVGDLPYYQRFGFWNLEGVEMPPPTNPDRVLGLELVPGAWAGITGTVERETGESAPGQREMRREGGAGLAPPDHSA
- a CDS encoding VOC family protein codes for the protein MKIDYLEFSSPDLPATKAFFREAFGWGFNDYGPEYQELADAGIAGGIAAAALAPPLVILKADDLEAALARVTEAGATITRPIFDFPGGRRFQFREPGGTEMAVWSER